One window from the genome of Lutra lutra chromosome X, mLutLut1.2, whole genome shotgun sequence encodes:
- the SLITRK4 gene encoding SLIT and NTRK-like protein 4 — protein MFLWLFLLLSALISSTNADSDISVEICNVCSCVSVENVLYVNCEKVSVYRPNQLKPPWSNFYHLNFQNNFLNILYPNTFLNFSHAVSLQLGNNKLQNIEGGAFLGLSALKQLHLNNNELKILRADTFLGIENLEYLQADYNLIKYIERGAFNKLHKLKVLILNDNLISFLPDNIFRFASLTHLDIRGNRIQKLPYIGVLEHIGRVVELQLEDNPWNCSCDLLPLKAWLENMPYNIYIGEAICETPSDLYGRLLKETNKQELCPMGTGSDFDVRILPPSQLENGYTTPNGHTTQTSLHRLVTKPPKTTNPSKISGIVAGKSLSNRNLSQIVSYQTRVPPLTPCPAPCFCKTHPSDLGLSVNCQEKNIQSMSELVPKPLNAKKLHVNGNSIKDVDVADFAEFEGLDLLHLGSNQITAIKGDVFHNLTNLRRLYLNGNQIERLYPEIFSGLHNLQYLYLEYNLIKEILAGTFDSMPNLQLLYLNNNLLKSLPVYIFSGAPLARLNLRNNKFMYLPVSGVLDQLQSLTQIDLEGNPWDCTCDLVALKLWLEKLNDGIVVKELKCETPVQFANIELKSLKNEILCPKLLNKPSAPFTSPAPAITFTTPLGPIRSPPGGPVPLSILILSILVVLILTVFVAFCLLVFVLRRNKKPTVKHEGLGNPECGSMQLQLRKHEHKTNKKDGLSTEAFIPQTIEQMSKSHTCGLKESETGFMFSDPPGQKVVMRNVTDKEKDLLHVDGRKRLSTIDELDELFPSRDSNVFIQNFLESKKEYNSIGVSGFEIRYPEKQQDKKNKKSLIGGNHSKIVVEQRKSSEYFELKAKLQSSPDYLQVLEEQTALNKI, from the coding sequence ATGTTTCTTTGGCTCTTTCTGCTTTTGTCAGCCCTGATTTCTTCGACAAATGCAGATTCTGACATATCAGTGGAAATTTGCAATGTGTGCTCCTGCGTGTCAGTCGAGAACGTGCTCTATGTCAACTGTGAGAAGGTTTCGGTCTACAGACCAAATCAGCTGAAGCCACCTTGGTCTAATTTCTATCACCTCAatttccaaaacaattttttaaatatcctctATCCAAACACATTCTTGAATTTTTCACACGCAGTATCCCTGCAGCTGGGAAATAATAAACTGCAGAACATCGAGGGAGGAGCCTTTCTtgggctcagtgcgttaaagcagTTGCACTTGAACAACAATGAATTAAAGATTCTCCGAGCTGACACTTTCCTTGGCATAGAGAACTTGGAGTATCTCCAGGCTGACTACAATTTAATCAAGTATATTGAACGAGGAGCCTTCAATAAGCTCCACAAACTGAAAGTTCTCATTCTTAATGACAATCTGATTTCATTCCTTCCTGATAATATTTTCCGATTCGCGTCTTTGACCCATCTGGATATACGGGGGAACAGAATCCAGAAGCTCCCCTATATCGGAGTTCTGGAGCACATAGGCCGTGTCGTTGAACTGCAACTGGAAGATAACCCTTGGAACTGTAGCTGTGATTTGTTGCCTTTGAAAGCGTGGCTGGAGAATATGCCATATAACATTTACATAGGAGAGGCGATCTGCGAAACTCCCAGCGACTTATACGGAAGGCTTCTGAAAGAAACCAACAAACAAGAATTATGCCCCATGGGCACAGGCAGTGATTTTGATGTGCGAATCCTGCCCCCGTCTCAGCTGGAGAATGGCTACACCACTCCCAACGGTCACACGACCCAAACATCCTTACACAGATTAGTGACCAAACCGCCGAAAACAACCAATCCGTCCAAGATCTCTGGAATCGTAGCGGGCAAGTCCCTCTCCAACCGCAATCTCAGCCAGATTGTGTCCTACCAAACGAGGGTGCCCCCTCTGACACCTTGCCCAGCACCTTGCTTTTGCAAAACACATCCTTCGGATTTGGGACTGAGCGTCAACTGCCAAGAGAAGAATATACAGTCCATGTCTGAACTGGTCCCGAAACCCTTAAATGCCAAGAAGTTGCACGTCAATGGCAACAGCATCAAAGACGTGGACGTCGCGGACTTCGCCGAGTTTGAAGGACTGGATTTGCTCCATTTAGGCAGCAATCAGATTACGGCGATCAAGGGAGACGTATTCCACAATCTCACTAATTTACGCAGGCTGTATCTCAACGGCAATCAGATCGAAAGACTCTATCCTGAGATATTTTCCGGCCTTCATAACCTGCAGTATCTGTATTTGGAATACAACTTGATTAAGGAGATCCTGGCGGGCACCTTTGACTCGATGCCAAATTTGCAGTTGCTCTACTTAAACAACAATCTCCTGAAGAGCCTGCCCGTTTACATTTTTTCGGGAGCACCCCTCGCTAGACTGAACCTGAGGAACAACAAGTTCATGTACTTACCCGTCAGCGGGGTCCTCGATCAGCTGCAGTCTCTCACACAGATCGACTTGGAGGGCAACCCCTGGGACTGCACTTGTGACTTGGTGGCGTTAAAGCTGTGGCTGGAGAAGTTGAATGACGGCATTGTCGTGAAGGAACTGAAATGTGAGACTCCGGTTCAGTTTGCCAACATCGAGCTGAAGTCCctcaagaatgaaatcttatgtCCCAAACTCTTAAACAAGCCATCGGCGCCGTTTACGAGCCCTGCACCTGCCATTACGTTCACCACCCCACTGGGTCCCATTCGAAGTCCTCCCGGTGGCCCGGTGCCTCTGTCTATTCTCATCCTCAGCATCCTCGTGGTCCTCATCTTAACTGTCTTCGTTGctttttgtcttcttgtttttgtGCTGCGGCGAAACAAGAAGCCCACGGTCAAGCACGAGGGCCTGGGGAATCCTGAGTGCGGCTCCATGCAGCTGCAGCTGAGGAAGCATGAGCACAAGACCAATAAAAAAGATGGACTGAGCACGGAAGCCTTCATTCCACAAACCATCGAGCAGATGAGCAAGAGCCACACCTGCGGTTTGAAAGAGTCAGAAACCGGCTTCATGTTTTCCGATCCTCCAGGACAGAAAGTCGTCATGAGAAATGTCACCGACAAGGAGAAAGATTTACTACACGTGGATGGCAGGAAGAGACTGAGCACAATCGATGAGCTGGACGAATTATTCCCGAGCAGGGATTCCAACGTGTTTATTCAGAATTTTCTGGAAAGCAAAAAGGAGTACAATAGCATAGGTGTCAGTGGCTTCGAGATCCGCTATCCAGAAaaacaacaagacaaaaaaaacaagaagtccCTGATAGGCGGCAACCACAGTAAAATTGTCGTGGAGCAGCGGAAGAGCAGCGAGTACTTTGAACTGAAGGCAAAACTCCAGAGTTCCCCTGACTACCTACAGGTCCTTGAGGAGCAGACAGCTTTGAACAAGATCTAG